The Oceanispirochaeta sp. M1 genome contains a region encoding:
- the pgsA gene encoding CDP-diacylglycerol--glycerol-3-phosphate 3-phosphatidyltransferase — protein sequence MTLPNKLTVGRLVLTPVFFGLYIFTVLGDSILFSGMIALWVLQLVMEVSDVLDGYIARSRNLVSDMGKIMDPFADVISRVTYFVCFTFSGLMPLWALMIILWREFCIMFIRMVMAKEGTALAAKWGGKAKAVFYFISGIFGLLVLTMQSLGAVEYLSEMQLAARWLFILAAASSLLSFIEYLVLFLKTDTMKHFISE from the coding sequence ATGACATTACCTAATAAACTTACGGTGGGGCGGCTTGTACTGACTCCAGTTTTCTTCGGATTGTATATTTTCACGGTTCTGGGAGATTCAATTCTGTTCTCAGGAATGATAGCTCTCTGGGTTCTTCAGCTTGTTATGGAAGTTTCTGATGTACTGGACGGCTATATCGCAAGATCCAGAAATCTGGTTTCGGATATGGGCAAGATTATGGACCCCTTTGCTGATGTTATCAGCAGGGTTACCTACTTTGTCTGCTTTACGTTTTCCGGACTCATGCCTCTATGGGCTCTGATGATAATTCTATGGCGTGAGTTTTGTATCATGTTTATCAGAATGGTCATGGCCAAAGAAGGAACAGCCCTCGCCGCTAAATGGGGTGGTAAGGCAAAAGCTGTCTTCTATTTCATCTCCGGTATATTCGGATTGCTGGTATTAACAATGCAGTCTCTGGGTGCGGTGGAATACCTGTCTGAAATGCAGTTAGCAGCCAGATGGTTGTTTATACTTGCTGCTGCCAGCTCACTTCTTTCTTTTATTGAATACCTGGTTCTATTCCTTAAAACGGATACAATGAAACATTTTATTTCAGAATAA
- a CDS encoding carboxypeptidase M32: MSVNIQDTVEQIKIKEQLIKDLEHIQALLDWDQETGMPRNASKDRARQMGMVQDLLTPHLQDDVWGVWLKELGKSSEPDHQSWQRLLKRRYKENKVLPSDFMSRFVETTSLARDSWLKAREADDFKLFSPSLEKIVDLLKERCEYTGYKEEPYDALLDLYEPDMKASVLEPLFDSLQSELTPMLDEILAGQDNRTVLTGRSFSSEFQKKISLRVLKDMGYSLDSGRLDVSVHPFTTTLGSRDIRVTSAFIEDDLISGLSSTIHEGGHGLYEQNLPEKWHGTMVAEACSLGFHESQSRLWENIVGRSEAFSRYLSPLISASGGELFSTEDLYRDLNRVSRGLIRVDADEVSYNLHIILRFRLERMLINGDLKVSELPDLWNDELRRLLGVDNTSDRSGILQDIHWSCGDMGYFPTYTLGNLYSAQLWNKLRTDVPDVDSQIEKGNFSGILNWLVQNVHSRGALETSTELMTSVTGEPLKASYFVEYLKRKYIK, encoded by the coding sequence TTGTCCGTCAATATTCAAGATACTGTTGAACAGATCAAAATTAAAGAACAGCTTATTAAAGACCTCGAGCATATTCAGGCTCTCCTTGACTGGGATCAGGAGACAGGTATGCCCCGTAATGCCTCAAAAGACAGGGCCCGTCAGATGGGAATGGTACAGGATCTTCTGACTCCTCATCTTCAGGATGATGTATGGGGAGTATGGCTGAAGGAACTGGGTAAGTCTTCAGAGCCTGATCATCAGTCATGGCAACGTCTGCTTAAAAGAAGATACAAAGAGAATAAAGTTCTTCCTTCCGATTTTATGAGCCGCTTTGTAGAGACCACCTCACTTGCCAGAGACAGCTGGCTGAAGGCCCGGGAAGCAGATGATTTTAAACTCTTCTCCCCATCACTTGAAAAAATCGTAGATCTTCTGAAAGAGAGATGTGAATATACAGGATATAAAGAGGAGCCCTATGATGCGCTTCTGGATCTTTATGAACCTGATATGAAAGCTTCTGTGCTGGAGCCTCTCTTTGATAGTCTCCAGTCTGAACTCACACCCATGCTGGATGAGATTCTGGCAGGACAGGATAACAGAACTGTATTGACGGGGAGATCCTTCTCTTCCGAATTTCAGAAAAAGATCAGCCTTAGGGTTCTGAAGGATATGGGCTACAGCCTGGATTCAGGCCGTCTTGATGTATCGGTGCACCCTTTTACAACAACTCTGGGTTCCCGGGATATCCGGGTAACCAGTGCATTTATTGAAGATGATTTGATTTCAGGTCTCTCAAGTACTATCCATGAGGGCGGACACGGCCTGTATGAGCAGAATCTACCGGAGAAATGGCATGGCACAATGGTGGCTGAAGCCTGTTCTCTCGGTTTTCATGAATCCCAGTCACGGCTATGGGAAAATATTGTCGGCCGCTCTGAGGCATTCAGCCGTTATCTGAGCCCCTTGATCTCTGCATCCGGAGGAGAGCTGTTCAGCACTGAGGATCTCTACCGGGATTTAAACAGGGTAAGCCGTGGACTGATCCGGGTGGATGCCGATGAGGTCAGTTACAATCTTCATATAATACTCCGCTTCAGGCTTGAACGGATGCTGATCAACGGTGACCTTAAGGTGAGTGAACTGCCTGATCTGTGGAATGATGAGCTGCGCCGTCTTCTGGGAGTGGATAATACAAGCGACCGCTCGGGAATCCTTCAGGATATTCATTGGTCCTGTGGAGATATGGGGTATTTCCCTACCTATACTCTGGGAAATCTGTATTCAGCCCAACTGTGGAATAAACTCAGAACTGATGTTCCTGATGTGGATTCTCAAATTGAGAAAGGGAATTTTTCAGGTATTCTCAATTGGCTTGTACAGAATGTTCACAGCAGGGGAGCACTGGAGACATCAACAGAACTGATGACTTCAGTTACAGGAGAGCCTTTGAAGGCTTCATACTTTGTAGAATACCTGAAGAGGAAATATATAAAATGA
- a CDS encoding polyprenyl synthetase family protein — MSKALSSMNLNPELSELLESVRSKIVSLVQESPDMIREDLKILTARPGKMLRPLFLLISAHGGDADKEDLISVAAAVELLHIASLAHDDVLDNAARRRGVATLYHRKGARRAVLAGDYLLALSMKMASSHFEESLVPHMTGGIERLCLSEIEQDENLGSFNISREDYFRRIRGKTAELFALSLYAGALLSGKTESQRETLYNAGIDFGTAFQIQDDILDYRGNPGTMGKSRSTDLKNGIPTLPLILALEDGVPLIRFLLNKFMRPLFSGILRKQILHRGYDQKAQDIADKFFQSSLDSALKVMSKDGFEQYSLLLGTLGSRIH; from the coding sequence TTGTCCAAAGCTCTATCCTCAATGAATCTTAACCCGGAGCTCTCTGAGTTATTGGAGAGTGTCCGCAGTAAAATAGTATCCCTGGTTCAAGAAAGTCCGGATATGATCCGTGAGGATCTTAAAATTCTGACAGCCAGACCCGGAAAGATGCTGAGACCTCTCTTTCTTCTTATTTCTGCTCACGGCGGAGATGCGGATAAAGAGGATCTTATTTCAGTTGCTGCGGCGGTGGAGCTTCTCCATATCGCCTCACTGGCTCATGATGATGTTCTCGATAATGCAGCCCGCAGGCGTGGTGTTGCCACTCTCTATCATAGAAAAGGTGCCAGACGGGCTGTCCTGGCGGGTGATTATCTGCTGGCTCTGTCGATGAAGATGGCGTCCTCTCATTTTGAGGAGTCTCTTGTACCTCATATGACTGGAGGGATCGAGCGTCTCTGTCTGAGTGAAATAGAACAGGATGAGAATCTTGGATCTTTTAATATAAGCAGAGAAGATTACTTCAGAAGGATAAGGGGAAAGACCGCTGAACTTTTTGCTCTCTCCCTGTATGCCGGGGCTCTGTTAAGCGGAAAAACTGAATCTCAGCGTGAGACCCTCTACAATGCCGGGATAGATTTCGGTACGGCCTTTCAAATTCAGGATGATATTCTGGACTACCGGGGGAATCCGGGCACAATGGGAAAGAGCCGTAGCACTGACCTTAAAAACGGGATTCCCACCTTGCCCCTGATTCTTGCACTTGAAGATGGTGTTCCCCTTATACGTTTTTTACTGAATAAATTTATGAGACCTCTCTTTTCCGGAATACTCCGGAAACAGATCTTACACCGCGGCTATGATCAAAAGGCCCAGGATATTGCAGACAAATTCTTTCAGAGTTCCCTTGATTCAGCCTTAAAGGTTATGAGTAAGGATGGATTTGAACAGTACAGTCTTCTCCTTGGAACTCTGGGAAGCCGTATTCACTAG